From the genome of Anopheles funestus chromosome 2RL, idAnoFuneDA-416_04, whole genome shotgun sequence:
TTTACGAACCATGTGACAGTGTGTGATCTACACCGCCTTCCACGCTTCTTTCATCTCTAAAAGTATCTGTTTCGTTGCAAAATTGAAACTTGTTTGGTAGtaagaatataaataaataaaatcttccaCAAATCAAATCTCACTTAGCACGAGATATTTGGAGGGTGAATCAAATCGTTCCCCTGTACAAACCTTTTGTTCGGACCGTTCATCGAACTTCTGCTTCATTGTTTTCTATCCGGTTAATCACTTTTCAATTCGTTTCGATCTTGTATTTATACAGCTGAACGTGATCGAGTCCGCTTCAAACTGTAGCTAACAAGGTTGCTCATGGTTACGGAGATGCTCACCATCACGATCATCTATGCCGACGGTAATAAAAACTGTTCGGGCAAATCGGGATGATAATGGCTGGATTCTGCAAAACCAACCATCCGTCCGGAACACGTACGCACGGTAACGcacggctgtgtgtgtgtgtgtgtgtcactaTGCGCCAGACGGTAATGGTCTAATTTTAGCGTACGCCTGCATATTCACGATCTGTTTATTTTCGCCTACCGGTTTTCATCGAAAAGGTTTCGTCGCAAAATTGGCTACGTCCTGCTTGTCTGCCACACGTGCTGTTCGTGGTCCGTTGTTCCGGTGTCAAGACGCGTCGATGGCGCTATCCGTTGCAGTACGATTCGCGACACGATCACGCACGGGTGCGATATTGTGTGGTTCGCGGCTGCTGTCAACTCTCTGCACATCAAGTGGTagtgatggaaatggaaaatgcagCGGTAAATGTGACAGACGGCGTATGTCTGGGATCGGTATCAGCTGATCAGCGTGATGCATCTCCGAGACTGGCAAAGTGTTATATCTGTGGTGAACGTTACACTACCGACCGGGAGCTCGATCACCATTTGGACGACCGGCATGCGTCCGCACTGATGCCGTATTGGTGCAACATTTGTGACTTTGATCGATGCTTACCGATCCGTTCGATGCGTGCTATTAATAAACACTTCGCACTGCATGATGTCCACGAGCGGATGCATCAGTGCAGCTACTGTGCATTGCGCTTTCGCACCGTACGCAATCTCCAGTCACACGTCCGGTTGTACCATCGCGGTGGTTCGCACAACGTAAGGGGTGACGAGAAAAGTTTGGATAGTTTTCCATCGTCGCGTCAGAACTTACCGGTGATACCGGCCGAACGTACCGGGAAGGACCGAGTGTTTCAGTGTTGTCACTGTGGTATTACCTACACCACCGGGAATGCATTGAAGCGGcacgaaaacacacacacactggggGTGCAATATGCGTGCCGGCAGTGTGGGAAAGTGTTTGCCAAACTGGACTGTCTCACGCAACACGAACGCATCCACAGCCAAACACGACCGTACGCCTGCGATCAGTGTCCGAAAACGTTCATTCAGCTGGCCCACCTACGCATACACAAGCGTGCCCGGCACAGTGGCGAACGGCCCCATTTGTGCGGGATATGCAATCGAGGATTCCGGTGTCGTACGGCACTGACCGTACACGGGCGCATACACACCGGCGAGAAACCGTTCCGGTGTACGGTTTGTGCGGTACAGTTCAGTGATGCGGGCACACTGAGAAAACATGGTGCGGTGCACCGGGAAAAGAAGACGCCGAAAGGTAAACcagaacaatttttcaattccaaTGGCAGTGAGCGAGACGAAACTGCTAACGGTTAAGGTAGATGTATGATTTGTAAATGGTTGTGAAAAATATACCTATTCATGTGTGTTGTAAGgtaatttctttaatttttctatCTACGTTTTGCTCACTTATTCAAGTTTTCTTTGAtccgaaagaaaaggaaacccaTCGCATCAATAATGTTTAATCTCCCTCAGTGTCCTATTTCTGGACGGTTGTATCAGAATGAACTCATTCATAATTTtgcgaaaatttcacattgATGTGAAtgtcatgtgtgtgtgtccccgAACCTTGAAAGACGCGATGGAAAATGGGTGACTTGCGTTGGCACGGAAACGATTGGACAGGTGCCATCAGGGCCATTAGTGAATAGGACGTTGACGAATTACTGCACTAACCAGCGGGGGAGAACTTTGCCAAGCTGTCGGAAGATTAAAGATCATGTAGTATTAGATATTGGTACATGAATGCAATATTTTCACGGTACGTTTACAGCAAATATCGTTTGTTTCTAAGAAGGATATTGGGTTTTAAATATTCCGTCGAATGGTTTTTCTATGGGAGCATATATTtgctatttaaattaaataagctgataatacatttttcaaacaaatttaaaacaagtAATGTTAGGATTTGTTAAGCATTTCATTAGTTTGCTCAgcttaatttctttttctattgtttaacttttttgtgcgttttttatgtttctggtCCATGCGgtaggaccgggtatcaaatcccattagGACCGTCCCCCTGTAGCAACGACTGACTATCcagttacgtggtaaaataagtcttacaTAATACGGCTTAACCGTTCTTCACAAATGTTCACAAACCGTTGTTAAATGTTATTCCATTGTGAAATTGGCATTAAATACTTAACAAACACCAAATTATTAAGAGGATATCAgagagacaaacaaaaaatgattaaaattatcTTAATGTTAAAAGACTATCTGCGCTGTAtaatgtaattttatattattaggAAGTTCACGACTCATTTAAAGTGATTCATATAAAAACCCTGTATTTCtgaacatttttaatatttaatataaaaaatatgtatatttttaagaATTTCGAGTCTTCCGTAAACCGGCTTAACAAGCAATTTTTTCTCTACTGGATATATAATGTTCACTTAACGATGATAAATTTTCGTTAAAGTCTAAgtgttttaataaattgttaaataCCCTGCACTCAGAGGATATACACTCATTTAAGCTCCATTCTAGGCATAATATTACCAATGTAATTACTTAATTTGAAAGGTTATTTGCACATTATTTgacaaaaaatgttaaatctaAATTTCCGGTTAAATTTTCAAAGATTATAATactgcataaaaaaattattgagtgaaaattttacaaacaagaattttctgcaattttatttcgaaattattttcagagatttaaaaatacttaatatttgaacaaaaatcTACTTTTAAATGTGTACAATTTATTCATCAATTTATTTGCTTGTAATTGTTTAACACATCATATAGTGcgagtttttttatgttgctttttatTATATCTCTGCTTTGTGCTGAACGAGCATATCATGGAAGAACAATTAAGGGATTTAACTTTTGCAATCAACTGTGCAACCAGGGAGTTGTGACTAATGTCCTCTTCAACCCATGTttgtatgaaacaaaaaagggggaatgatttgaaaaatgatcAACTACCTTATAACTGCCAATGAACTCACTTACCAACCTTTTCTCATCCCTAAGCTCAAACCAATCGGTTCGTTATTATACGATACCGCGGCAAAGTGCAACATTCAGTGACAAATTACCGAACGCTGGTCACAATTTGCATACCCAGCAACATAGACCGCACACACTCGCACGAAGAGATTATACTTATGCTatcgaaaaaaggaaaatcctcCGATAGGCTTTCCTCACTCAAGTGCACCGAGTTCGCCCTAGTCTCTGGTGGTTGAAATGTAGAGCAACAGCTGTTTTTCGCAAAATGTCCTACAGCCGATCGGTGGAAGTCAATTTGTATCTGTCAGTTGGACGATTTAATAACGACGCCCAGTGCATTATGTTTCCCTACTTTCGGTGAAAGAACAGATCCCGGAAGTCGGTAGTTAGAGCGCTCTATTATTTGTCGATAAATTAACATAATGCGCTGACAAATATTAACTTTCCATGCGCGTGATGCAAATCACATTTTTTCCCGCGTGCCATTTCCGCCGTGCGCGTTACATGCGGGATCACTTGATGTAACTgctttcttcgtttctttttttgggcaGCTTCTGGTATCGAAGGGTTCGTATGGGATGAGGTTAACCCAAAATTCATAAcgacacaaacacattttgttGCCACTCGGATCGATTATTTCATCCATTAACTTGCGATTTCCATACGGCAAttgattttcaataaaatattcattaatttCTCATCAAGCAGTGCGCGTGCTGCGTGTGCTCGGGCCGGAAAGACAGTCCGGATGCAGTCCGGAAGCAGCTGGAAGAGCGCAATGTGTTCTGATTTTGATGCTGTAATTGCTTGAAATTCGATTTACTCTTTGGGTAAAGAATTTCAACCGACAAAGAAAGCTGTTCAATATTTGTGTGGAGTTGATTTAGTATAAAAATCGATTGCTCTTTAATCATACATTTATGTAGGCACACATTTCACGATAATGGTAGGCTTTCCACTTTACCGCATTGACGCGTTAACACGACAGCATCTTTAATCCCGGGTATTATCCAGTTTGTGGGAATGGTGAATTAAAGGCTCTTATCGTTTTGGGCTTTCCCCGGGCATCGGAAAAAGGATCGAATGTTAAGAGTAATAGTGCCGCTACTCACTTGTGCGTGTAAATAAAAGATGAAAACGTCATGTTTTTTCTCTGTGATTTGGTCTGGGTAAATAGCGTGTAAGGCATGATAAAGTCTTTCCATCCACCCCACGATCGGTTCGGAAAACGGACaactgaaaagaaaagttgtaTGAGTGTGAGCCCACTtgagccaaaaacaaaacgctccTTTCACAATTTCTCGCTTCCAGAAATGAAATGTCCTTCAATGTGCTGGTGATGAGTTGCCCCTTCAGagcaagaaaaagaagcagTGCCCGACCGAAATGTACAAAAGAAATGGACACTTCACACGTCATGGGATTGCGTTTGCGTTCGCACTTTCGTTGCGTTCTGGCCAGAAAACCCTCGACCCTCGCAAGGTTCTGATTTGCGAGCAAAAGTGTCCTTACCATCCTGCTGCTTCCACGAGAGCTAAGTTTGCGAGACCTTAAGATTTGGGTTTTGCTGCTGCGATGTTGCGGAACGACCAAAAACGACACTCGGCCATCGCTTGTGTTTCGGTGAAGTGGTGCGTACGGTTTCCTTTTATCTTTACGTGACTCGCAAATTACGTCAAAGACATACGCATTATGGTCGATGCCGATGAAAGGTGCGAAGAAATAAGGAGCAACACTTGGAAACCCTTCGATAAGACGTTGGCAGTGGTCCATCTGTACGGTAAGCATGccagaaggggaaaaaagtccATGTTAAAAGAACAAATGCCCCATTGCTTTAGCTTCAAGTGTCGATAGGTAGCTGTTGAGATGCTCcagaaaggaggaaaaattgacagctgGCTATTCACTTTCATCGAGCATTAAATGTCATTGACGTGTTTGAAGCGTAATGATGGAAAATccttattaatattttaatgctgtgTAATGTCCACAAAGCGAGAGTATGTGGCAAGACACCAAagaaaagtagaaaatgtactgataaataaaatatttaagtaAATATGTAATAATAGGTTTAGactttcaaataaaaatgatggAGTTCACTTAAACCAACATTTTTATTCTGAAATTCTTCCAAATAGCCAATATCAGAACATTGGGTAGCGttcaattaaaaagaaaatatatttagttttcaaacgatttcaaatcaatcaggatttataataaattgtaagaaatattaaaataaaataatgaagtaatttatttacttagtattaattagtatttatttacaccggggggcggtccggtggtgcatgtgataaacggcgccagtccacacggccggaccgggttcaaatcccatccggaccgtccccccgtagcaaggactgactatccggctacgtggtacaataagtctagtaagccagaaatggccggcgtgacctgtaaggtcgttaagccaagaagaagaagaagaatgaagtAATATTTCGATTTCATTACATACGGTCAAGTTGGAAATTACTTTAAATTCATTCATATAACTTTTAACACATGAATGAAAACTATTATTACATATTTGAAACTTTATTACAACTATTATTACATGAAAATTTGAACACATGAATGAACACATGAACACATTCAAAAGACACTGATATATTTGACACTGAAGCGAGAAACTCCAACTGTAATGTGAAAATAAGTATAGAGACACATCAGCTGCAGGACTCTATCTAAAGAGCTGAGCTGTTCAAAACGGTCCTCTAtccaatatttttc
Proteins encoded in this window:
- the LOC125763818 gene encoding zinc finger protein 501-like, whose protein sequence is MEMENAAVNVTDGVCLGSVSADQRDASPRLAKCYICGERYTTDRELDHHLDDRHASALMPYWCNICDFDRCLPIRSMRAINKHFALHDVHERMHQCSYCALRFRTVRNLQSHVRLYHRGGSHNVRGDEKSLDSFPSSRQNLPVIPAERTGKDRVFQCCHCGITYTTGNALKRHENTHTLGVQYACRQCGKVFAKLDCLTQHERIHSQTRPYACDQCPKTFIQLAHLRIHKRARHSGERPHLCGICNRGFRCRTALTVHGRIHTGEKPFRCTVCAVQFSDAGTLRKHGAVHREKKTPKGKPEQFFNSNGSERDETANG